The segment AGTGAAAGCTAGGGTGGTCCGGTTACGAAACGTCAAGCCTAGAACGCATCGGTGAGAACAGTTTCGTCCTATGTTTGGGAAGCCTAACCTCTACGAGTTAAAGATGTTAGATGACTGTGTCCGATTATCGTCATCTTCGAGgaattgctgacattcagtggcaacatcaCATTAGTAATGTGTAGATTCGGCAATTTTCGAGAACAATGATGACAATCCACTTGATGTCACCACCCTTAAACACCGGCTTCGAAGAATTGGAGATGTTACAAATGTCATCTCAGCGCACGTTAATTGCCGACACTAGGAGTGGTTGAAAAAAGCGGCAGTCAATTTATGACTTGGCACCGTGTTATCAGAACAGAAACGAACGGCAATCCTGCTGTAATTTTTCTCATGAACAAAAGAGGAAATTAACCAGAAGAATTTCGAATTTCTGTGTGTGTACTGTTGATTAGACTGTATCTTTTATCACATACCGTTCTTACTAATTATTTTGTTGACTGCATTTTTCTCTCTAAAGGTACTCCCCTTTTCCTCACGATTTTATCCACATTTTGTGTGGTGCACTCCATCTCTGGTACTGTTATACTGTATTTTATGcgcttaaataaataatgtaaaatgTGTAAGTCCTGATTTAGACAAACAAACCATTGTTTACAAAAGTAGTTTGATAATACTTGAAGGATTTGCAAAGTCTAATTTTCTCCACCAGAGGATCCCAAATAAAAGTCGGTCCTTAAATTTATAACTGTAAAGACATTGAGACCTTTAAGATGAACAGAATGAAAATAACGACTACAAAATTATCGTGTAGTCTTACAAAACAGGGTCATGTTTACCAAACTGATGGTATTCTATTAAGTCCTTAAATATTCATAAGCAATAACAACGATAAAACCATACATAAAGTAGATACGCTACTCTTTTCCTGAAAAAGAATCTACTAAAACAAATAGAATTTTTTGTATGTACAGATGCAATCTTCAGTTTTTAATGTCCGAGATTAAGCGAATAGAGACAAACTAAGAAAATCTGAAATGCAAAAGGATTTACCGGGAAGTCTGAGTCCTAACAGAAAGAAAAGATCCTAAGGTTACTTGACGTAGTCTGCTCTCATTTAAAGCACTATTAGGAGAGTGATCTTCCTGAATACTTCGTGTTGTAATGGACGTGTGCCTACGAGAAACACGAGTTGGTCCAGGTGTGTTTGGAATGGCTTGAGGTATTTGCACCCGACGTCTAGCTGAAGGCTTTTTTCCACGGCTTTTTTTGAATTTTTGGTTGTTCCATATAAGTGGAAGTACTGGGACACGCTCCTGATCTGTAGACGGTGATCCACTAGATGATGCATTTCCAGTTTGTGTAACGTGCCCCCCATGACCAACGACATTTTTTTGGCTCCACCCATCGCAATCACACTGAGATGATGAGGTGGATGTGCCGCCACTTTGTGAAGCATCATCTAGATTAGAGGAACATTCGCTAATGGGAACAAGATCTGCATAAGCCCCCGGTTCTAATTCCCAGGCTGCATccctttaaacaaataaaaaaatatatattacctTAAGAAAAGGCGTTATCTTCATAATTCGATCTACACAATAAAACACCACTTACTATTCGTTTACTGATACTCAAGATATGACATCGTGAAGTACTCAGTACTAAGATACATTCGCACCAATGCAACTAACTGAACGTGAAGTAGCGTTTCTTGTTGGTAGCACTATCTGAGAAGCCTAAAGGTGGTAGTTTAATGAATGAATGTCACCTCATGGCCTTACTACCCTGAGGGATTTCCATTAAAATTCTGCTCCAGAAGGTAAGACACAGTAATGTAAGAAGTTTTATAGTTTATGAAACGTCTCAAACATTATTCACTGAAACCTCAAAACTACATAAATCTTCACATTTATCTAATGTTCTACGCGAAGTTAGTTTCTGATTGGAACACTAATTCATCCACAGAGATGGACTCAGAAAGCTAACTTGCAACGTAGGAGGTGTTTCTCTGTTAACCAAAGAGTGATTGCACTGTAAAGCATTCCACTCCATATTACTGTATGGTCGTAAAACGTGGTCTACGGAAACATGCATAAGCTGCAAGTTTTTCATGAAATCGAGGCATTGGTCGCTTGTCGTAAAACAACGGTGAAAAATGCTGAGGTTGGGTATGGGGTACTAGGAGGAAACGTCGAGTCGATTGATGAGGTAGCGAATCTTCGTTGATTGGAGTGGTGACAAAATATTCACATATGTCTGACCGCTTTGAAGTCCAACGTTGACTGGAGGAGGAAAAGGTTAGGAGAAGACAATGGGCGACCAAACCAGGAAATGGCTAACATTCACTAAGAGAGATTCGTTTTTTGTATCTGTAAAGGATAATCTCCCTCGCCTGATCGCCTCAATGTGCATCTaacagttcacctgctcttgtggaacAAGGTATACAGTGTTAGCTTTCAACTCGGACACAAAAGCATAGTCCAGTGTGGATCTACGAATGTGAGAGGAAAGCGGTTAGGATTAACATCCTTGAACATTCAATCCCTTCTAATCACCCCAATGATCTACAGGTTGATTGAGGTTGCTGATAGAATCCATCCAAATGCAACAAGATATTTTTGTAATTAACTCCCTAAAACACCAGAAGCCCTTGTCATCTGTGAAATGAAGTCTGAACAGTGTGTACAAAATAAGTACTCATTATCACTATCCGGACCGTGGCTTTaaaactatcattattatttcattactttCTTTTCGTCCCATTGATTTCTTATTTGAAAATATCCTTTCCTTTTAATTATTTCTCATATCCCCATGATTTTACGGATAATTATATCTGATATTAATTGCAATACCTttgattattgtaataatgtttAATTATCCTACTCCATTCACATTACAGCTCAATGTTAACTAATCAATTCTACACGACTCTTTAAGCGTACACAATTCTATAGTGTTATTACTTACATTACATAGTCTAGCATTGTAATCTTATAAAATCGTCATGTCTGTTCATTGAATTAATATAAATTTAGGATCGTATATCCTGATGACGAATTCGCTGAAGACTGATTCCTTTGTGGACATTTGTACTGtttatgtttaaatgggaattatgtGTATATGGATTCACTCATCTTCCCCTTAAAATCTGAGCTTAAATACTATTTATTCCTCATATTCATCCTTTCTTAGAAAGTACTTTCGTTGTGTTGTGGTATGTTGAGTTTGTTTACTGCACATTTGTGCTAGGCTCTGTGTGAACTATGATCGTGGTTTTTGAAGAATGTTCACAGAAACATCTGGAACTTTTGCACAGAAGATAGATTTACGTTTAGTCGACAAAGAAATACGAAACGAGTTAGGTTTACAAATTCACTACCCTTGGACGTACCAAAGAATTTAGGATCACTCATAATCGGAATAAATTTTCACTGAAAACATACGTTTATTTGAAGAAGTTGATAGATAGCATGTATCTTGAATCTATTAAGGATTGTTAAGTAACTGTCACCGACACTATATACAAACTACGTTTTCCAATGATAAAAGTGCCTATCATTTATGATGACCGTGAACAATCCATTATATTGCAATACCCTTTAAACTTCTTGAATAAACGACAATTTGGTCATGGTTTTAGTACATCGCTAGCAGTCATGTTTGTAAAATAACTTGAAACCTAGTTCTAGAAATAATTTCACAGCTTAATTACACTCCTAAACCGTTGATACAAAAGAACAAATATAACAGGAAATGTGTAAATGTAGCCACTAAATCCTCAAAATCCATGGTATTTTAGATGAACATCAGTCAGACTTTGCTACAAATTCACTACTTGAAATCAGATTTTGTTAACTAAATTATGTCTGAATAAGCGACTTGAAACCGGATATTAATTATTACAGTAACTTTGAAAacctgaccgttgctgctaccttgacgtggtggtcgggcttgtctatcgtgatgatccaatcgagctatactggctggaacaatcgtccctcaaggtcctaccatgccaggcaggtcggttgaagagcggtaagactaaaagcagcaaacccaaggtgtgaaggcgaagtcgtactgctgactgtacagaggtgtgacagcagtaaggtgtttccttcagacaaccagcataacagcgatgctgccttcccacaaggaggggtggggttagaaaaggtcgaccctaaaaatgcacacctcgccttatcccacggatttgcGTCTCCGGCgttaaggtcccaacaagtacggagctaacacaaaaactacccacaaaaaggtcgtgtgtggccgacctcaagcagttgtcccttgggcactgcggtcacgctctcaggtcactaagaccacttctaacctaatttccttttcaggtacctctagaagaacccttccatggtgtgagcaaccgggaagtgataactgccctcatacatctaacagcactcaagaccactagCAACTTTAAAAAACGTATCCAAAGGTTTATATGTGGATAGCACTATCAAGTAAGTATAACATCTAGAGTTAGATAAACAAGAAAGGACATAATACCATAACTTACTGGTCTGGGACCCATATGCCAGTATCGATGATAGACCTGATGAATATCTCTCTATTTGCACAATAAGGGCATTTTAGGTAATGTAATGCAGCAGAAACAGCAAAACCTGCAATGCAATTTCTATGCATCCATGATAAAGGACAACAGAGTCCATGGATAGTGTGGTGTTTCCATGCCTCAAAGACAGGAAGCCTCTTTTCAGGAGCAAGACTCAGAAAGTAGTCAGTCAACCATTCAGGAATATGTGACATTGATGAGGGTAGTGTAACAGATTCTTTATGTGTTTTAGGTTGCTGGACAGGATTTTGTTCTTCGGGCTCCGAAGAGGAAGAACCGGGTAACTCCCAAGTAGATGTGCTAAAGGATGAGAACGGTACAAGATAAAAAGAAACTCAATATTAAACGGATTCAGTAGAAATGAAAAACGAGTGCATATGGGGGATTCAGCTGCAATACTTAGAGAACCCATGTCCGTAATAATATGCCATTCATCCGATAAAATGTGAATCTGCATGTTAGTTGGTATAGCTGTTTTACTAGAAACTTTGATGTTGTGTACAGGATAAAAAGTGAAATGCAGTGATGAGATCTGGTTTAATGAAGACATAACTTACTAATGGAATATAGATTTATGTGCAACAGTATTCATATTGTGgatttatctatttatataaataaatccaCAATAAGTACGGATCTATTGAAAAGACCGAATGCTATATTTGCTAAAGATCAATGTGAGTGCAATAGTATTTATATGAATATGCATACTTGGAACCGCGATTGTATGAATAGGTACGGATTTTAAAATCATGTTGCTAGTTTACCCTCCTAATAAGGAGAGATGTATGTTTTCGATATGTATCCACTATAACCAACGCCCAACACCCTATTTATAACCTTATTTCCAGTGGAAAATCAATATTGACTTAATAACCTCATAAAGCCGATAAA is part of the Schistosoma mansoni strain Puerto Rico chromosome 1, complete genome genome and harbors:
- a CDS encoding putative phd finger protein, producing the protein MPRKKSLKLNNTGCIFCSEVDEYPLLGPIIEKNGFKVHTNCIFAASGLSQTNTENESPDDFILGFAVSSILNELRRGRSLKCSVCRLSGACVGCVVSTCHTTFHLPCLIKAQGITIFEGNFPSYCRRHAHRQDLDGWLAQCKEPPSCCVCLFSVVPDKDFESSCLPIRRQKSVPNHSLAKKEIVPVLNEIRRTRRSCVAPSTPKRITVSNGMSSVKRRYSHTSTWELPGSSSSEPEEQNPVQQPKTHKESVTLPSSMSHIPEWLTDYFLSLAPEKRLPVFEAWKHHTIHGLCCPLSWMHRNCIAGFAVSAALHYLKCPYCANREIFIRSIIDTGIWVPDQDAAWELEPGAYADLVPISECSSNLDDASQSGGTSTSSSQCDCDGWSQKNVVGHGGHVTQTGNASSSGSPSTDQERVPVLPLIWNNQKFKKSRGKKPSARRRVQIPQAIPNTPGPTRVSRRHTSITTRSIQEDHSPNSALNESRLRQVTLGSFLSVRTQTSR